TGTCCTGATCGCAGGACCAAATCATATGTCGATGGATGCAAACTCAGGCTAAAAACCCTCCAATTTAATAAACGTCAGGCTTCCTATGGATCTAAGGACTTCCTTGATGCCATTCTGGAAAGCAAACAACCATCAGAATTTAATAGGCAACAAATTGAAGCAGAAATAGCATTCCTTGAACAGGAGATTAAAAAATATGAAAATGATCCACGCGATCCTTTTGATTGGAAAACCTACCAATTGCCAAGCTCTAAAGACGAAGCAGTCGAAATATTGGAATTTTTAAGTGAATGCTTTTATCGATTGATTGATATTAACAAAATCGATGACGGGAAAGGCCTAAAGCCTTCTGGCGATGATCATGAATATGTAATTGACTACTCTGGAAGAAAATCTCTTCGAAAGGACCAGAAACATAGATTAGCTGTAAGAGCAGTTGCTAAGGACATCTGGGAAAAAGAGCCACACCTAACGATGGTTGATATGGCAAAGAGGTCTGATTTGATTAAGGCCTGTAATGGTAAACAATACCATTTCAACACAATACGTAGATGGATAAAAGATCTAAATCCTAATTCTAATCCTGGCAGGCGGAAAAAAAACAAGATTAAAAGAGTTCAGGCTTAATCATTGGAATCAAATTAGCCAACTGATCTAAGTAGAAAGAAACTTGGAACTTTATTGATTCACATGTGTAGGCCGACTGACTAACAAACAATTTAGGATGAGTGCACCCCCCCATACACAATGGCAAAACTTTACAATTTATACAGTCGTCATTACTAAACGGATCATAACTCTTCCATTTTTTTTCAATTTGATTGTTTTTAATTCCGTCAAAGACAGTGCCAATTGCCTCATCTGGATTGCCTACAGAATGCCAACATCTATAAATTCTTCCCAGAGGGTCAACCACAATCATTTCATCGCTGTTTGCACCGCAAAAGCAATTTTTAGGTTTTAGCATTGAAAAATAGTCCTCAAAAGGCTGCAAGCCAGAATATATATTACGTTCTAATTCCGAAAACTTTTTGAGCCTTTTTTCGCCATATAAGCCTTCTGTAAAACTTATAATTTTTTTACCACATATATCTTCATGGTAATGTGTTATAGGAGCCAATCTAGCCTTCTGATCAAGACCATACTGTTGCAATATTGAAATTAGATCCACCACCTCTTTTAAATTGTTACCATCCGTATTAATTCTAATGAATAATCTGTCAATTTTTTTTGAAGCATCTATAATATTTTTAAGAATTATTGAAGGATTTCCACGTCTATCTATTAATCCTCTTTTGTATGGCCTTTCAAAAATTTTTGAGTCAACAGATATTTGAATTTTTTTGATACCAATTTCATTTAAATTATGTAAAATAGTGGGATTAATTTTGACACCATTAGTAATGATCATTAAAGAGTCTATCTCTGACTTATAACAAGAAACCAAATCATTAAATTTATTGCTCATATTCACGACTGTTTCGTATTCTAACAATGGCTCACCACCGAACCATGTAATACTGATACTTTTCTTCTTATTTGCCAAAAGACTCTCAACATATCTTAATGTAGATTCTTGAACCCCTTCAGACATGCCTCCAATTGTTTTTACATTTTTTTCATAACAATACGGGCAATTAAAATTGCATAATAATGTGGGAGCTATGGCTAAATGAATATAATTTTCATCATTTGTTCGTGCGTTAAAGCGATCCTTTATTTTCGATAGTTCGTCTCCTTCATGAACAAATCCAAAGCTCTGCAATTCATCCAACCTATTAGTATCATGTCCACTGATATCTCTATGTTTTTGTAATAGTTCGGCGTCCTCATCACTTAACAAAGCAAGAATACCGGTCCTCGCGTTATATCCTATAATATTTTCAGCATATTTAAAAAAATAATTATAACTCGACCTGTAAACTTTTTTCCCTATTACCATATATTTATCCCTACTAAAGAATAAACCAAGAAGGGCTAATAAAAACTCTTAGATTATTAGCCCTTCATATCCCAACGCAAATTTCGTCACAAATCACCTTTGTTGGTTTCCATGGCAAGTAGCATCACAACATGTCCCTTTACAAGGACCTTTGGTTTGGTCCGCTGGTTTAATTATGATACTACCAATTGTTTCTCCTGGCTTTAGTGGTTTTGCCAGCTTCATAATTAATAGCTGCTCATTGTCGAGATCTACCAACTTAATAGTACCTTTTTTAATAAGTTCTTTTGGTTTCTGGGCCATTCCTCCCTCCCTTTCAATAAGAGTAAATAAAATTTGGATAGGACAATGATAAACTTCATTGGCAATTTTCACTTAAAAATTCCAATGAAAGTTGCAGAAGAACGGTTAAGTAAAAACCCTAAATCTATAATTGAATCAAGCAATATCGAGATCAATATAACTTGATTAGAAGATTAAGTTCTGGATCAAACTAAGGAGCTTGTAATGAGATTGGATCTTTAACTGAAAGAATGGCATATCGATATCAGCAGCGATCTAAATTGTCAATAGCAGCAATTTATAGAACTCAAATTCATGATAGCTGTTCACATAGTTGCCACACAATATTATCTATCAGGATAGCTTTTAAAAACCCACTGCATTCTTCCTAAAACCCTCTGCGACCGTTCCGGAGGGTTTTTCAATGATAGATATTTCCCCTATAAAATTGGGCTGTTAAGAAAAATAAACCCACTCCTTGTTTTATTAAACCTCCTGCAACCTCCCAGCCAGTTTTAATCATTAAACAAACAGGTAATTCTGAAGTCGAAAGGGGATGCTCCCCGCAACCAAATTACCTTAAGGGAGGTTCGTAAATGAACATGAACAACGCATTTCAGGCAATGGATGAAAAACAAGCATCAAAAATTCTCGGTGTCTCTGTGCAGACGCTTCGAAACTGGCGCCATCTCCGCAAGGGGCCCAGCTACATGAAAATGGGACGGGCTGTTCGCTACAACCTGGATGATCTTCAGGATTACATGGAAAAAAAGAGAATCGATCCTGAAAAGCGTGGGTGGCTGCGATGAAACAAGAAACCGGTGAAATGAAAAGAGAATTGGGTGAAAAAAGCGAAAATACCAGAACAAACAATAAAATTAAATTAATTCATGAATTTACGGAAGACAGCAGCCGTCGAAAAATGGTCGAAGAAACCGAATTAACTGAGGAAGAATGCGGTTTGGTCGGCTGGCCGACATTAAAAGAGGAAGCCTTGTATGGATATGCGGGACGCTTCGTTAAAGCCGCGACGGAGAATAGCGAGGCAGATCCTGCTGCGGTTCTATTGACGCTTCTCACCCGATTTGGTGTTGAATGCGGGCCAGATCGATATTTAATGGTTGGTGATTCCAAACACCACCCTAGGATTTTCTCTGTTATCGTCGGAGCTAGCAGCAAAGCCAGAAAGGGAACAAGCGGCAAACCGGTACAGCGTTTATTCAGTTTCGATTCAGAAGAGTTTGATCTTTATTCAGACCGCAGCGATTGTTGGTATCCTTCCAGATCATCCCCCGGTCCATTATCATCAGGTGAGGGCATTGTTCACGCTGTTCGAGATCCCCGAGAGGAGTGGAATGCTAAAAAACGCATTCAAGAACTGGTGGACCCGGGAATCGATGATAAACGTCTATTCATTCAAGATGAGGAGTTCGCATCGGCCCTGAGCTGCATGAAAAGGGAGGGCAATACACTGTCTACCATTTTGCGGTGCGCCTGGGATAATGGCACTATTGATATTTTGACTAAAAGCGCCAAAACAAAAACAACGAACGCCCATATCGGAATCAATTCCCATATCACTAGTCGGGAATTACATAAAAAGCTCAATGAAACCGAAGCGTTTAATGGATTCGCTAATCGATTTCTGTTCTGCTGCGCTCGAAGAAGCAAAATCGTCCCGTTTCCGCGTAAAATTGATGAAAAGGAATTCACGCTTCTTCGAAATCAAATCGCGGAGATTCTATCGGAAGTTCATGAATTCGATGAAATCATTCTAAGCACTGAAACGATGTCTTTATGGGAAGAGGTATACCCGGCATTGACAAAAGACCATGCCGGCCTTGTGGGCGCTGTCGTCAATCGTGCTGAAGCGCAGGTTTTGCGACTTGCAATGCTGTATGCGCTTCTTGATCGTACAAACGTTATCGAGCCCGTTCATTTGCGCGCCGCATTGGCCGTCTGGGATTATTGCCATGCATCCGCACGCTTCATTTTTGGCAACCGGGAGTCTAACCCCTATTCCAGGCGGATAATGGCCGCTGTGAAGGCCGGTCCGAAATCCATGACAGACCTTCACTCCCTTTTCAACCGGCAGCTTTCAAAAGCCGACCTTGATGAAGCGGTGCAAGAGCTAATTGCACAAGGGACCGTGGAGCTTGTGAAAGAGAAAACAAACGGCAGGCCGAAAACAACAATTAAGCTTGTAGAACAATCGCAGCGTTCAACGCAATCGTCGGATAAATCGCGCTTGAATACCGACTATTAACTTTTTGCAAATCTGAATTGGCCAATTCAGGAACACCTTTTTTCTGCTTTCTTCGATCAAAGCCGAAATTTCATTAAATGTAAATTTCGTTTATTTTCTTAATGTTGCCACTATCATCGATTCATTCGCTTTTTTCGCGAGGGAAGTCGTGGAATGAAAAACCAGATTATTGCCAGCATTAAACAGTGCAACTCGGAAAAGGAACTTTTTGAATTGTGGAAATCGAGCGTCCCAAAGTGGACAGATCTGCTATCTGCTGAAGAGTTACGGGAATCGATCAGAGCAAAGGACGAAAAAAAATTTAGGCTCCAACATTTAGCAAAGAAAAAGCTTCCGATAGGGGCCAAATCAGGCCCCGTAGACAGGCATTTCCAAATAAACGAATGCCGCGCCTGCCATCAGCTAAAATTTTGGCGTATTAGAGGTTCTAAGGTGTGGATTTGTTCTTTGTGCCACCCACCGGTTAAGGTTGACGGCATTGAATGGCTCGATCTTAGCCGCTGTTATTATGATCGAATATAGTGGGGTAAAAATCGAAGCGGTTTCGATTCATTAATCAATCGGTATCGAAAAGCGTTTGTATCGATTTTATTTTTTTGTGTATTTTCAGTATATTTACAGTTTTCGAACCGCTTCTACATCGATGAAAATTCATCGATGAAATCGTTGTTCATCGCAAAGCATCGCATATCTATCCATTCGATGGGTGGCAAAATTAATTCATCTACTCATATAAATAATTGAATTTTTCTATTTAGTTATTTACCTTTCTTCGATTCGAATTCAGTTGATTTTTAATAAGAAATGTGATGGTTGATCTGGGTGTCCACATTGGACGCATTCGTTGTCTGTATATCTCCAACTGTATTTGTACGATATCAAAATTTATATTTCATAGTTACGTTGAGGGCTCCTATAATGGATAGTTGACAAGGGTCAAGACATCGTTAACCCAAAAGGGCCAAAACATCGTTAACTCTTAAGGGTCCAAAGGGTCACGACATCGTTAACCCGATTTAAGTTATTTTCGATCTTTGATAATCTCCGAAGAAAATCTATTATCGGAGGTGTCATGATGGAACAAGAAATCCGTAAAACAGCTATCAATCGATTCATTCAAGGAGAAAAACCAAAACAAATATACGAAAGCTTGGACCGCTCAAAACCATGGTTTTTCAAATGGCTGAAACGATATCAAAGCGGAGATCCCAACTGGTTCAAGAATAAATCCAGGGTACCGAAGCACTCTCCCAGAGCGTTACGACCGGAGGACAGAAAACGCATTATTGAAACGCGCCGCCACCTCGATGCCCAGCGGTTCGCCCAATTCGGCCCATCAGCCATCAAATGGGAACTCAAAAAAGCTGGATATCAGCTGCCTTCGGACAGCACTATAAAACGGGTCTTGAGAGCCGAAGGCTTGGTTAAAAAAAACTCGTTACATCCCCAAGGGTGTTGAATATCCGTATTTTAGAGAAGCGCTCGACATCAATAACATCCATCAGGCCGACCTTGTCGGACCTCGGTACATCAAAGGGGATGGCAAGTTTTACTCGTTCAATGTGATCGATATTTTCAGCCACCGGGTTTATATCGAATCACAGCGAACTAAAGCGGATCGGCCAGTCGCCCAAAGCCTGCTTCGTGGTTGGAAAGCGATAGGGCTGCCGGATTTCCTGCAACTTGATAACGAACTGAGTTTCCGTGGCAGCAATCGTTACCCTCGGTCACCAGGCCTGGTCATTCGGCTATGCTTGCATTTCGGGGTCCAGCCCGTGTTTATTCCTGTGTCGGAGCCGTGGCGAAATGCTGTGGTCGAGAGCTTCAACGACACCTACAACAAAAAGTTTTTCCGGCGGCAATGGTTTCACAGCTATGTCCATCTGAAACGGCAGAGCAAGAATTTCCAACGTTTCCACAACCGGTATCACCGATACAGTTGCCTGAAAGGCAAAACACCTTCCGAGGTAATAAAGCAATGCCCGTTTCCGATAAAAACGCTCGGCCCGAATACGAAAATCCCAACCATCGAGGATATTCCTGATGGTAACATCATTCTGGTCCGATTTATACGAAGCGACTGCGTCCTCAACATTTTTGGTGAAACGTTCAAAGTGCCAAAGGACCTTGTCTACTCATACGTCAAAGCGGTCATTGTCACCGAGATACATACATTGCAGTTATATCTCGGTGACGAGTTGGTGGCATCCTTTGACTACAGGCTTCGGGTATAGTCATTATTTTTAGCTTTCGGGTTAACGATGTCGTGACCCTTTTTACCGTTAGACTCGGGTTAACGATGTCTTGGACTTTGGCAGATAGTTCTTCTTGCATCGCCACTCTCAATTCTGTGAAAGGCAAGGATTCAAATGGAATCTAAAAATTGTGATGTCCTGTGCGTAAATCTTCTTAGCGCACTTCAAATATTCGACAAATTACTTACAGAAGGAGATGGGATCTTTTGTTTTGATGTAAATAGCAATGCTGAATCAAGCAACAGACATCATGAGTTACGCCGTCTTATGCGTAGCTTACAGCAGTACGCTGAGAAAGATGCAAGACTTCTATATGTAGGGTTTCTCGGTCATTTTTCAGCGGGGAAATCAAGCACTATTAATACAATATTGAACAATTCAGGTGTTGAACACTCTCGATTGACAGGTCAGCACCCTACCGATAAAGCTGTAACCTTAATCACTCATTCATGCAATTCTAACAACTTAATTGGCGCATATAAGCGTGGTGAACTTGAGGTTGGTGCAAGTAATATTAATGCTGAATTTCTAAGGGAAAGCGTCATTGTGGATACTCCAGGGTCTGGAGATCCTCTTGTCCTTGAAGAAATGGTCCGTGATTTTCTTCCTATTTGCGATCTTATAGTCTACATATTTTCAGCGGCAATCCCGCTTGACAAG
This window of the uncultured Desulfosarcina sp. genome carries:
- a CDS encoding integrase core domain-containing protein; translation: MIDIFSHRVYIESQRTKADRPVAQSLLRGWKAIGLPDFLQLDNELSFRGSNRYPRSPGLVIRLCLHFGVQPVFIPVSEPWRNAVVESFNDTYNKKFFRRQWFHSYVHLKRQSKNFQRFHNRYHRYSCLKGKTPSEVIKQCPFPIKTLGPNTKIPTIEDIPDGNIILVRFIRSDCVLNIFGETFKVPKDLVYSYVKAVIVTEIHTLQLYLGDELVASFDYRLRV
- a CDS encoding helix-turn-helix domain-containing protein codes for the protein MMEQEIRKTAINRFIQGEKPKQIYESLDRSKPWFFKWLKRYQSGDPNWFKNKSRVPKHSPRALRPEDRKRIIETRRHLDAQRFAQFGPSAIKWELKKAGYQLPSDSTIKRVLRAEGLVKKNSLHPQGC
- a CDS encoding helix-turn-helix domain-containing protein, whose protein sequence is MNNAFQAMDEKQASKILGVSVQTLRNWRHLRKGPSYMKMGRAVRYNLDDLQDYMEKKRIDPEKRGWLR
- a CDS encoding DUF3987 domain-containing protein, yielding MKQETGEMKRELGEKSENTRTNNKIKLIHEFTEDSSRRKMVEETELTEEECGLVGWPTLKEEALYGYAGRFVKAATENSEADPAAVLLTLLTRFGVECGPDRYLMVGDSKHHPRIFSVIVGASSKARKGTSGKPVQRLFSFDSEEFDLYSDRSDCWYPSRSSPGPLSSGEGIVHAVRDPREEWNAKKRIQELVDPGIDDKRLFIQDEEFASALSCMKREGNTLSTILRCAWDNGTIDILTKSAKTKTTNAHIGINSHITSRELHKKLNETEAFNGFANRFLFCCARRSKIVPFPRKIDEKEFTLLRNQIAEILSEVHEFDEIILSTETMSLWEEVYPALTKDHAGLVGAVVNRAEAQVLRLAMLYALLDRTNVIEPVHLRAALAVWDYCHASARFIFGNRESNPYSRRIMAAVKAGPKSMTDLHSLFNRQLSKADLDEAVQELIAQGTVELVKEKTNGRPKTTIKLVEQSQRSTQSSDKSRLNTDY
- a CDS encoding SPASM domain-containing protein — protein: MVIGKKVYRSSYNYFFKYAENIIGYNARTGILALLSDEDAELLQKHRDISGHDTNRLDELQSFGFVHEGDELSKIKDRFNARTNDENYIHLAIAPTLLCNFNCPYCYEKNVKTIGGMSEGVQESTLRYVESLLANKKKSISITWFGGEPLLEYETVVNMSNKFNDLVSCYKSEIDSLMIITNGVKINPTILHNLNEIGIKKIQISVDSKIFERPYKRGLIDRRGNPSIILKNIIDASKKIDRLFIRINTDGNNLKEVVDLISILQQYGLDQKARLAPITHYHEDICGKKIISFTEGLYGEKRLKKFSELERNIYSGLQPFEDYFSMLKPKNCFCGANSDEMIVVDPLGRIYRCWHSVGNPDEAIGTVFDGIKNNQIEKKWKSYDPFSNDDCINCKVLPLCMGGCTHPKLFVSQSAYTCESIKFQVSFYLDQLANLIPMIKPELF